The nucleotide window CGGGAGAAATTTGGTATTGATATCGTGCATTAACCAACCTAAATAACTAACTAACTAACTAACCACTGGTGCGCTCGGGAACGATGGAACTGAAATACGACGGTCTGAATACCGAGGAATGGTCAAAGAAGCTGAAGGAGTATCTCCGGATACTGAAATTGGCGAAGCGGCCGAAACGTGAGGAATTTTTCCATATCGCAAAGATCGCAGGTGCCGCAATGGCGCTGATCGGTGCCATCGGGTTCGCGATTTATATCATGCTGACCGTCCTGCCGCAGGGGCTCTGAGTGATGGCTACGATTGTCGCCGTGAAGACAACGGTGAATCAGGAGCAGGCGGTGGCCTCGCTCATCGAGGGCGCGATCAAGGAGAAGCCGCTGGCAGAGCACGGTCTCAAGGCGATTCTCGTGCCGGATGAGCTCCGAGGCTACGTGCTGATCGAGGCGGAATATCCTGAGATGGTCGAGCAGATCGTCCAGAGCATTCCGCATGCGCGCGGCCTGGTCAAGGGCGAGATGAGCCTCGAGGAGATCGAGCACTTCCTTACACCAAAGCCTTCGGTCACCGGCATTGAGGAGGGTAACATCGTCGAGATCATCTCAGGGCCGTTCAAAGGTGAGCGTGCGCGTGTGAAGAAGGTGGACGAGGCGCATGAAGAGATCACGATCGAGCTCTTCGAGGCGATGGTCCCGATCCCCGTTACCATTCGGGGCGACAGCGTGCGCGTGCTGAGCAGAGAGAAGCGCGAGGGTGAGG belongs to Methanomicrobia archaeon and includes:
- a CDS encoding protein translocase SEC61 complex subunit gamma; protein product: MELKYDGLNTEEWSKKLKEYLRILKLAKRPKREEFFHIAKIAGAAMALIGAIGFAIYIMLTVLPQGL
- a CDS encoding transcription elongation factor Spt5, encoding MATIVAVKTTVNQEQAVASLIEGAIKEKPLAEHGLKAILVPDELRGYVLIEAEYPEMVEQIVQSIPHARGLVKGEMSLEEIEHFLTPKPSVTGIEEGNIVEIISGPFKGERARVKKVDEAHEEITIELFEAMVPIPVTIRGDSVRVLSREKREGEGE